A stretch of DNA from Anaerobacillus isosaccharinicus:
TAGTACGTATAAACCGTTGCTCGAATACTAGCTTCGACGTTTTTTTGATAATCTACTTCAGGTAAATCACCTTTTTTTAGTTCATTTTTCTTTGTATTATCAAACTTGGAAACGACTGATGTTATTAACTCTTTTATTAAGCGGTCTGCATTAATGTTTAAGCTTGCCGGGGTTCTTGTTTCAATTTCGATTCGTTTTGCCTTTGCAAATTGCTCGACTTCTATTTTTAATGCTTCTTTCGTTAGCTCTTCATCTTTGTAGCGCCCATAAAGAATACGTAACTGTTGAAAATGTTGATCGGAAAATGTACCGAAATAACTCCAAAGTCCCCAAATTTCATGAAGATATTGATGGAATAGCGGATTTTTCTCTTTTATGAGCTTATACAATGAAATTAATTCACTAGAGAAGTCATTTACAAAAGCTTGCTCATATTGCTCTTTTTTTAATGAAAAAAAACAAGCGCCTCCTCCTAAGAAAGGCTCTATGTAGTTGTTCATTTTTTCAGGCATGTATCGGTGAATGATTTCCAGTTCGGTCGTTTTACCCCCTGGCCATTTAACAAACGGTTTTACCAAAGTATTCTTCCTCCTGCTGCTATTAATCTATCTTTTTATTATAACATTGTACTATAAATAGTAGGAGAGCTATAAAAAAATAAGGATACCCAAATGTTATGGGTACCCCTTTCATCTTTAATATTGAATGGCAGCAAATGCTTGCACTAATCCATGACCGTATTGGCTAGCTGTTCCTAGATCTTTTGCTGTTTGATTTAAAAGTTGCCGTAATTCTACATTCGTTAAATTTGGTTTTGCTTCCCAAACAAGGGCTGCAACTGCGGCCACGTGTGGAGATGCCATTGACGTACCATTGTAAGAAGCATAATTATTATTTGGAGTTGTGCTCAGAATGCTAACACCTGGAGCTGAAATTTCAACCGCAGGTCCAGTACTTGAAAAAGTACCTCTATTATCATTTTGGTCTGTTGCAGCAACAGCGATGACAGAATCATACTTAGCAGGGTAGCCAACGTTGTCTCCACGTCCTGGTCTAGTTCCACTATTTCCAGCAGCTGCAACTAGTAATACTCCTTCGTTATAGGCAAGGTCGCAAAATTGTTCTAAGATAGATGAGCTAGAAGATCCTCCTAAACTCATATTAATAATATCCATCCCATTTTGAATGGACCACTCAATTCCTTTGGCGATCCCTTCGTATGAACCACTTCCGCTATTATTTAAGACTTTGACGGCATATAAGTCTGTATGATAGGCAACACCAATTACACCTAAATTATTATTAACAGCAGCTACAGTCCCTGCAACATGGGTACCATGGCCACTTCCATCGTAGTAAGGATCGCTATTAGCTGAATCAGTAAAAACTGAAAACCCACCTTGTACATTTGCTGATAAGTCTTCATGATTTCTATCAATACCTGTATCTAATATCGCTACTTTCATTCCTTTTCCCGTAAACCCTAGGTCGTTAACTTCTGTGCTTTGGACTTTAGGTACCCCCCACGGAATTGGTTGTCCTAATGCCTGGGCAGCTGCGTTCTCCTCAACAAATTTGATTTTCGGGTGATTTGACAAACCTTTTGCTTGGCGTTCAGAAAGTTTTAATGTAACGACTGGCAGCAAATCAAATGTGTGTAAAATCTCCTCATCTTTAACACCAAACGCCTTAAGTAATCCTTTTTCAACTTTTCCATCAAATTGAACTAAGTATTCTCCTGTACTCGTATCTTTTGCAAAAATGCTTGCTGGAGAAAAGACCATTCCTAACAACAAGACAATGGCAAAAAATGCTGAAAATAATTTTTTCATCTCATGACCTCCATAAAAAGTATTTGGTGTTACAACTTAACTATATTTCAAATGTTCAGAAAATTAAAATCTATTTATAACGTAATCAGGGTGAGATATTCTATTAAACAGGTTATTGTATGAAATCATTTCGATTCTCGTAATTAAAAATAACTATGGTTATATCCAAGGGCAAAACAAAAAGCGAAGGATGTCCTCCGCTTACTGTTTTTTCCTTAGTATTCAAACAACCTATACTTCATGTGGTAAATCTGTTGGTGTAACATTCGTAGCCGGTGATGCAGTTGTAAGCACTGCACCAGTAAATAATAAATTGATAAGTAGGAAGCCAACTAAGACTTTCTTCATAGGTATCACCATCCTGTTTTAATAGTAACTTTTTTGTTATTATACTATTCAATAAGAAATGTTTAAATATTCAAATAATACAACCTCGTTTTCTTTTAGTGAGTATTAACCTCAATGTCATTCAATTTCAGCACTTTACGAAAGGAAAAATAACTATAGTTATAGGAGGTCAGAGATGAATTTGAAACATTTTAGCAAAGAACTTGCATGGCTAAGAGTTAAAAATGGATTTTCTCAAAAAGAGCTAGCAAAAGGTATTTGTACACAGCCAGCTATTAGTAAGATTGAAAATGGTGATGTTTGTCCGCAACTAGACACATTATATTTACTAGCTTTAAAGTTAAAAGTACCCCTTGGCTATTTAATTAATCTCTTGTTGTTTGAAAATAAGGAATATATTGACCAAACGATTATGTATATTGAAGAATTAACCTCAAGACATCAGTATGAAGAAGCATTTCAGTTAGTAAAGGCTGAATTGATCGTTGGCAATCAAGATGCCTGGTTTGAAACTTACTTGTTGTGGCAACGTTTATATAATGGCTACCAGTTGAAATACTATTCTGCGGATGAATGCATTAAAGGGCTAAAGAAGTTACTTGAGAATGAAGCTGTGATTATGGAACGATTTTTAGATATAAAAATTCTTAATACAATTGGAACGATCTATTCTAATCAAGGAAAATTTAAAGAAAGTATTTTTTATTATGAAAAAATTCTAAGTAATTATCGGCAGGAGTTTATAACTCCTATAATAGAAAGTAAAAATATTTATATGTTAAGAGTGATCTATAATAAAGCCAAAACTCTGTATGATGCAGGGGATTTTGAACTTGCATCAGAAGCAGTGCAAAAAGGCATTCAGTTATCAGTTAAAAATCAAAATATGTCACTACTTGGGCAACTTTATTATTATCAAGGGCAATGTTTTGAACGGCTTAATCATTCTAATGAGACGATTAGAAAATCATACACCCAGGCTTTATATTTCTTTGAATTACTAGGGAATTATACATATGTTGAAATTATTAAGAAGCTAAAAGCCAGATTTTTAAAGGTGGAAGTGGAAATGGAAATTTAATACTTGGGGCAAATGTTAATGCAACTAATTTCATATTTATTATTAGCATTTTTGGGAACGTGGGGCCTTCAATGTGACCGTAATGAGGTTTCTTTCATCAATAGGGTCACATAGGAGCTTTCAATGCGACCGTAATCAAGTTTCGTCCATCAATAGGGTCACATAGGAGCTTTCAATGTGACCGTAATCAAGTTTCTTTCATCACTAGGGTCACATAGGAGCTTTCAATGTGACCGTAATCAAGTTTCGTCCATCGTTAGGGTCACATAGGAGCTTTCAATGTGACCGTAATCAAGTTTCTTTCATCACTAGGGTCACATAGGAGCTTTCAATGTGACCGTAATCAAATTTCGTCCATCATTAGGGTCACATAGGAGCCTTCCATGTGACCTTAATCAAGTTTCGTCATCATTAGGGTCACATAGGAGCTTTCAATGTGACCGTAATTAAGTTTCGTCCATCATTACGGTCACATAGGGGCCATCAATGTGACCGTAATCAAATTTCGTCCATCATTACGGTCACATAGGAGCCTTCCATGTGACCTAAATCAGGTTTTCCCCCTCATTACGGTCACATGGGAACTTCAAAAGCTCCTCTTGCAGTATCTTTAAACGACATTCATTAACCTGCCGATGTTTTTATTTTTACGATGCCCTCGGACTTTGGCGTTAAAACTAAAGCTAGCATAACAGCACTTAGACCTCCTGCCAATTTGCCTATAATCATCGCGAATACTAACTCTGGGTTTATGCCTGCTACAAACCCTAAGTGACTTCCGAAAACGAAAGCACCACTAACGGCAAAAGCGACATTGATCACTTTACCCCGTGGTTCCATATCTTTTAGGATCGTAAACATGGGGATATGGTGAGCTAGTGAGGCAATCAAACCGGTTGTTGAAGTTTCACTAATCCCTAGTAAAGTTCCGATTTTTATTAATGGTTTTTTAAATAGGATTGAGATCAATTTAACCATTGGAAAAGCACCGGCAAGAAAAATAGCAATCATTCCTACTATTTTTATTCCTTCCTCGATTGGTGTTAAGTTTGGAATGATGGTGATATTTGTAAAGGTCTCAATAACGATCGCAACAAGACCGAATAGCGCTAGTATTTCAATACACTTTGCAAAGATAGTAAACCCTATGATCATCTTCTCTGGCTTTTTCCATAATCCAACTGAAATTAAAAGGGATATTATGATTGTCGGGATGAGATTGCTTACAATGATCATTATAGGTATGTTAGCAACTAGTCCACCAATTAGACAACCAACTGGCACAGTAATAATTCCTAATAGAACTCCTTTTGCAAAATATTGCTGATCTTCTTTTTCAATAATTCCTAAGGCGACTGGAATCGTAAATACGATCGTCGGTCCCATCATCGTTCCTAGAAAGACCCAGGCAAAAATAGCGGCATCAGGATGCTTGGCCATTTCCTCGGCTAAGGCGTAACCGCCCATATCGATTGCTAGAATTGTATTGGCAAAGGCAGCAGGGTCTGCTCCAACTAAGCCATAAATCGGGGAAATAATTGGCGTAAGGATACTAGCTAGCACGGGTGCTAAGGAAATAATCCCAATCATAGCTAATGCTAGAGAACCCATTGTCATAAAACCATCCGTAAAGCGTTGACCAATTCCAAGTTTATTACCTAACGATTTATCTAATGCACCTAAACAAAAAAATCCAATGACAATCATGACAATTACTTCGTTTATGCTCATCTAAAGTCCCCATTCTAACAATGAATTCTTTCATTACTGTACCATATACTGAGTCACTTTCCCTTAAAAAAATAAAAAAACACCTAGAATTTTCTGGTGAGAAAATAAGGTGTTTTAAAGGGTTTCTTATTGCAACGCTTTGGCAGGTGTTCCGTTAATCGAATAACTTACTTCTATTTTACAACTAAGAGAGTGAGAAACTGAACAATATTTATCCTTTGATAATTCAATGGCACGAACGACCTTATCTTCTGGCAAATCCCCTTCAAATGAGTAATGAATATGTAATGTCGTAAACTTCTTTGGATGATCTTCAGCTCGAGTTCCTTCAACATCCATCTTAAATGTACTTGGTGTAAGCCGCATTTTAGCAAGTATTGAGATAATGTCGATACCGGTGCAGCCTGCAACGGCATTTAAAAGTAACTCAGTGGGTCTTGGACCACTATTTTCTCCGCCAACTTCTTCTGATGCGTCCATGGCCAGTTGATGGCCTGACGGTGTTGTACTAGTAAACCCCATTTTTCCGGCCCATGCAATTGTCGTTTTCATATAGCAAATCCCCTTTACAGTTTTATAATAGGATATACTAATTTTCAATTCATATGCCAAAAAAGAGCAAAATGCCCACTACGGGCGGACATTTTGCTCTTTTTGTTCTTGTGAAATTGAAAACCCTAGGCTCGGCCTAGGGTTCCAAAAAGCTTCCAGCGAGGTATTAAAAAAACTCCCCCGTGGTGCTAAAATATATTTGGTTCGCCAACCAATATATCAAGCAAACGGGGGAGTTTTATGTCAAAAGACATTAACAGTTTAGCACATACAAAATGGAATTGTAAGTATCACATTGTATTTGCACCAAAGTATAGAAGACAAGTAATATACGGAAAATTAAAGAAAGACATAGGAGAAATATTAAGAACACTATGTGAAAGAAAAGGCGTTGAAATAATCGAAGCAACCGCTTGTAAGGATCATGTACATATGCTAGTAAGTATTCCACCAAAAATAAGTGTGTCCTCATTTGTTGGGTATTTAAAAGGAAAAAGTAGTTTGATGATCTTTGATAGGCACGCAAATTTGAAGTATAGATATGGAAATCGGAAATTCTGGTGTACTGGCTTTTATGTAGATACGGTAGGAAGAAATAAGAAAGTCATTGAAGAATACATTAAAAATCAAATACAAGATGATATAGTCGCAGAACAGTTAAGCTTATTAGAGTACGTTGATCCATTTACAGGAGAAGAAGTGAACAAAGGAAAGAAGAGGAGAAAATAGGCCTTTGAGGTCTGGCCAGTAGAAGTAGTACAAATGGCGAACCGTTCAGTAGCCCTTTAGGGCCTGGTCAGTAACAAAGGCTTTCAGCCGCAGAACAAACCACCCGTTGTCACGGGTGGTTTTGATTTTTGGGTGTCAGACACCAACGAAAGTTCACTTTCACCAACATGGATGTATATATGATTGGCAACAATGTCCTAATCAAAGAAGTGAACTTTCCTGTATAGTCTATTTAACAGGGTAGACACCAATGAAATGAAAGTTATTTTGCTTTCACGCTATCACGGTTGATAATGTTCTTTCCGTAATAAAGTTCATCCATCTCTAAAGTAAGTTTTTCTGTAATTTCTTCTTGCTCCTCGATGCTCAATGTATCCTTCTTATATCCGAATAGGTAATTGTTTAAGTCAAAGTTCTTTAATTTACATTTCGTATGAAAAATGTTTTCTTGATAGATATTAACATCAATCATATCAAATAAAACTTTTACTTCATCTGGAATATAGTTTTGGATTGAGTTAATGTCATGGTCAATAAAGAGCTTGTGACCGTTAATGTCTCTTGTAAAGCCACGAACTCTGTAATCCATCGTCATAATATCTGTATCAAACGAATGAATTAAATAGTTTAAAGCTTTTAATGGAGAAATTTCTCCACATGTTGAAACGTCAATATCGGCTCTAAACGTACTGATTCCTTCATCAGGATGGTATTCAGGATACGTATGCACCGTAATATGGCTTTTGTCTAAATGGGCAAGAACTGTTTCTGGAAGCGGACCAGGAGATTCTTTAAAAAATCCTTGTGGTGCATTGTTTACAGGGCCTTCTGAAACTAAAATCGTTACACTAGCGCCTTGAGGATCATAATCTTGTTTCGCGATATTTAAAACATGAGCTCCAATGATACTTGTTACATCTGTTAGGATTTTCGTTAATCGGTCTGCATTATATTGCTCATCAATATATTCTATATAAGCTTCACGCTCTGCTTTTGTTTTTGTGTAACAAATGTCGTACATATTAAAACTTAGTGACTTTGTTAAATTGTTAAAACCATGTAGTTGAATACGCTGTTCTGGCGTTAGTTTCATCTTCAAATCTCCCCTTTTCTCCGCCTTCAATGCAAATGATGCTTCGCAACAGCGCACCATTTTTTCGTCAAAGAAGATCCATTTTTATAATAGTAATTAATTCACCACGTTATTATAACAAAACACGACGAAAAGTGATAATGAAATCTGTAAAGTATAATGAATTTTTCTCGTCTAGGCTAAATTGACATTAAAAAGGTACAACAATTTGAGGAGACTGCTGAAATTATAAGCATTTTAAAGTTCTCACACTGAAATTAAAAAGATTAGGAAGTGTTCAAATCACATTTCCTAATCTTTTTTGTATTTTGGCTCTTTAAGAGTAAATTAATGGGCTATTACTAACCCATTAACGTGATAATTCGTTTCATATTCACTACGAAGATGGTTGTTGCACTTTGTATGTGCATACCTAAGAGACCATGGGAATGACTTTTTTTAAACCCATGGCGATTCTTTAGCTCTGCGTTCTTAGCCTCGATCATATACCTATTTTTCGCTAACTCTTTGAACTCTTCTGTTTCCTGATAGAGTTGGTGTTCCTCATGAAATTTATCCTTCTTCAAAGTTACGGTATATGTTTTACTTGCAGATCCTTCTTTATAACAGCCTTCTCTTAGTGGACATACCTTACATTTCTCAATATCAAAGTAATGGGTTTCTCGTAATACGGTTCCTTCCGTTGCGTGTTTTTTCTTCCCATGTAAAGCTTTTTTAATTGCCATATGCCCTGCTGTACATACATATCGCCCAGCATCCTTATTGTAATCAAATTCACCTGTTGCCCTTTTAGTGCCCTCTGATACAGTTTTACTTAATTTCGATACTAACTTAATTTCTTTTTCTTTTGTATATTCAATCATATCTTTCTCAGAGTAAGCTCCGTCGCCAATGAATGCTTTCACTTCAATTCCATTTTCAATTGATTTCTCAATTAATTCTTTTGCCTGTTTTCCGTCATTCTGTTCACCTGTTGTAACAACAGCTGATGTCACAATACGCTCTGGAACCATAGCGATGTGAGTTTTGTATCCAAAAAAGGATGTGTCTGAACTCTTATGTCCAACTTTTGCATCTTTTTCTACAGTTGAATTTAAGTGTTCGATATCATCGTTGACAATCTCCTCTAATAAATGAGCTTTTAATCTTACGTCTTCTTTAACGTATAACTGCTCGTCCTTTTTAATGATATCTACTAATTGATTACAATAGTTAATATGGTCAACTAATTCACTCGTACTTGGCTTAGTAGGCATTTTATCTTTATAAGTGTCGTCCTGTTTATAAACGCTCTTCCTTAACTGTTTGGACTGTTCAATCAAGATTTCAATAGGTGATTTAGAGTTAAACATACTATTTGTATGAGTGGAATCCGCAATGATTTGGTTGGATTTAATAAGCCCTTCTTTCAAGGCAATCTCAACCGTCTTTTTAATAAGTAAATTTAATAATGATTCGTCTTGTAATCGAAGTTTTCTAAATTTAGTTAAGCTTGTTGGATGAACCATTTTATCTTCAGGTGCTACATCTAAAAAGTATTTAAATGACATATCAAACGTCGCTCTCTCAATCAAATCACGATCAGACATTGGGTACATCACCTTGAGTAATAGTAACTTAAACATCATAATTGGACATTTGGCTGTAGCGCCAAATGCCTCATTATACATATCTTTTAATTCGTCATAGATAAATTCAAAGTCAACTAAGTTATTAAACTTCCTCAAGAAATGATTTTCTGGGATTAGTATATCGTAAAGTTCACTGTACGAACTGAGCATTAGTTCTTTTTTAGGTAGCATAGTTTCACCAATTTTCTAATGATTTTCTATCTCTATAATACCATTTTTCCTTCACCAGCTAAATAATGCGTATGAAAAAAGGAAGAGTTTCCTCTTCCTTTTCTCACGAAGGCGATATTGAGACTTTTTCAGCAGTCTCCAATTTGAGTTGTACCTTTTTTTCTATCCAATATGTTGTTTACAATAATCAAGTAACAATTGCTCTTCATCTTCTTCTAACAATAAATCAATGAATTTTTCTGTTGTTTTCTCAAAGATATTATACTGCAAAAGTCGTGTTTCAGTTCCTTGTACTGCAATTATAACTTTTATGTATACTCCATTTTCAGAATATAATTCATCATCTTCGTCTACTTCTATGTTTAGAATGAATTCGTAGCGATCTCCAACAATAATTCCAGTTTTGTCCTCAACTTTTTCTAATGTATGCCCAGTAATATTCATAGTAAAACTCCTTTTACGTTATGTATTTTCGTAATACCTTCATTATTATACATTTGAAATCCATTATATACTAATTTTTTAACACTGGAAATAAAATAAAAAGCCTTGAGAAAATCCTCAAGGCCGAAAATACATTATCATTTAGGCACTTCATTGCATATAGTTTAGAAAGGATATTTTTCCAGCAGCAAAGGAGGAACAACTATGACTAGATCCTTAAAAATAAAATCATTCATTGGCATACTTATTGTACTTTATGGCTTTTATAAGCTTTTTCAACTTCTATAATGTTTTTTAGCCATGTTGTCTTTCGAGTAAATCTTTATTATGATCTGGTTCTGTTTCAGGAACATCCTTCGATAAAAACCAGCCGAGTACTGCAATCAGTACAAGAACTACATAGAATGTAATTTTCCAAGCTTTCAACTCTGCTAAATGCTCTGGTAAGAATGCTACTTCTGGGTGCGATAAAGTATAGACGGCTAATTTCACCCCTACCCAACCAACAATGAGAAATGCTGCTGTTTCTAGACCAGGTTTGCGCTGCAGTAGTTTTACAAAATGAGTGGCAGCAAAACGCATAATGACAAGCCCGATAAAACCACCGAGAAAAATAATAATAAATTTCCCGCCATCAAGCCCACCGACCATTGGTAAATTCGTGCTAGGTAATGTTACCGCAATGGCAACGGCTGCTAAAATAGAATCTACAGCAAAGGCGATGTCAGCTAGTTCTACTTTGATAACAGTCATCCAAAAGCCGGAACCTTTCTTCTTTGCATCCTTCATTTCATCGGTTTCCGTTTTAAACCTTGCATATTTTTTAAATAAATAGTTTAAAGCAATAAAGACAAGATATAGCGCACCAATTGCTTGGACTTGCCAGACGTTCACGAGAAACGAGATGGCAAATAAAGAACCAAATCGGAACACAAATGCTCCAGCTAATCCGTAAAATAACGCTCTTTTTCTTTCTTTTTCAGGGAGATGTTTGACTAAGATCGCTAACACTAAAGCGTTATCAGCGGCCAATATTCCCTCTAGTACAATAAGTACTAATAATACCCATGCATATTCTAATAAAATCGTTGCTTCCAAGGAAAGACCTCACTTCTATATAGATGTAAATAAAAAATGACCTATACCAATTGGTATGGTCATGAAATAACATCCATAGTTAAAAATGGACAGACCGATACCGTTACGGTAAAGGTCTCGCTAACAACAATTGTTGCCAATAAACCCGGAGGGATCTCCTCGTGATGACGAATTTACTGTACCAGCTACTCCCCTTTAAAGGACACTTCTTATTTGTTCTTTATTTAAATAGGAAGCTATTAGTATGTCAATCTAGTTTTTCTTCTTATTTAATAGTCTATTTAAAAATTATGTTTTACTTTATAACTTATTTGCAAAAGACCTAATTTAAAAATAGCCTATCACCACCAATTTATAGTTTTTCAAGCATTGTTTTTAAGCAATGAAAAGCTGGTTCTACTTCTTCTCTATCTTCCAACAACTCGAGGATATCCTCCCAAAATAAAACAATGAAAGCCGTTTTTGTCCCGCGTTCATGCCTTAAATAATTTCTTAATCTCTTGTATTGGATCATTTCCTCTGGATGCTTTTTACTATCTTCCCATATTTTCTCGGATACTAATAATACTTGGTTAGCATCTTTTCCATCCCGGTGTTGTTCAATGTAATTCATTCGTTCCTTTACGTCAGTTTCAAACTGCCATTTTTGCTGATATTTTGATGAATAACAACTATATTTGTAGAAGTTTTCATAAGGATGTCTTCATCTTCATATAAATCGACTTTCATGGATAAATTTTCAAATTCTAGTTTTAGTTGATCAAGGTTGTGAAGTGTTTCATCATTAACCGATACATAAAAGTGATGACAAGTACGGTTATACGCAGATTTAAGTACATCAAAAAATCTACTATTTAACTCATTTTTATTAGTCGAATGTACATTAACCAAACAACTAGTAAATAATTTCAAAGTTAAATTCAAAAAGTCTTTTTGCGAATCATTAAATAACATCATTTTCTACCCCGTTTCAACTAGAATTTAGACGGAGGCTTACCTTCTCCTCTCATTAAATTTATGATAATGAAGGAAGAAAAAGTACGAGAGGTTATTTTACTTTGTGTTGAGCACGTTTCTTTAGATTACCTAACATTGCTCTTTTTTATCTTGAAATCATAACTTATATCCCCCACTCTATATATTGTATGACTAACTACTAACACTAGGTACTAATTCAAGTTTAAAGTAATCCTTAATTTTTGTAAATATTTAACTAAAAAAGTGTAAGAAGTACATAACTAAAAAGAAGTTGTTAAACAAACAACTCCTTATTCAAAGTTAAACGGACATAAACAAAATAAAGACGTTCCTCCTGAATTACTATTGATGACATTTCCAATCTCCAGACTTAATCTCAACTAAAGCTATTTTTCACCCTTTGTTTCACTTCTCCTTATGAACGGAGCAAGTTGGCGGTCAATGTTCTCTACTGAATGAAAAGCATAAAATTCATGTGCTTTTAATCCATTAACAAATACTGCTACATACGGAACACTTTTTATTTTCCAATCCATTGCAAGTTTACGATTAATGTTAAGATTAACTGTATAAATTGTCGCGTGACTATGTTGGTGATGCCATACTTCTAGCATTTCTCTCGCTAACTTACAGGTACCACATAACGGGGTGTAACAATAATATATTTTAATTCCCTGTTTTTTATTGAGGAAATGCCAATCAATCATTTTCTCAGTAACTTCGACCATTTGTATTCAACTCCCTTACAACAAAAAGATGATAACGAAAACGCAGAACATGATCTATAATCAGGCTCCGCGTTTTTTGTTTAAAAACTAATTACTCGATATCCCAGTAGGATGACGACTACGAGAGTTACTAGAAATATAAGCCAATAAGAT
This window harbors:
- a CDS encoding DNA adenine methylase, whose protein sequence is MVKPFVKWPGGKTTELEIIHRYMPEKMNNYIEPFLGGGACFFSLKKEQYEQAFVNDFSSELISLYKLIKEKNPLFHQYLHEIWGLWSYFGTFSDQHFQQLRILYGRYKDEELTKEALKIEVEQFAKAKRIEIETRTPASLNINADRLIKELITSVVSKFDNTKKNELKKGDLPEVDYQKNVEASIRATVYTYYRYIYNERDKYKIDHELHIALFFYLREFCYSSMFRYNSSGGFNVPYGGASYNSKAFINKIDFLRTTELQEILQQTLIYNLDFEQFFKSITLQEGDFIFLDPPYDSDFSTYANNSFGSSDQERLAHYLLNNCPCKFMLIIKNTDFIYQLYNKPGINIIGFDKAYSVSFMDRNDKKVEHILITNY
- a CDS encoding S8 family peptidase, whose protein sequence is MKKLFSAFFAIVLLLGMVFSPASIFAKDTSTGEYLVQFDGKVEKGLLKAFGVKDEEILHTFDLLPVVTLKLSERQAKGLSNHPKIKFVEENAAAQALGQPIPWGVPKVQSTEVNDLGFTGKGMKVAILDTGIDRNHEDLSANVQGGFSVFTDSANSDPYYDGSGHGTHVAGTVAAVNNNLGVIGVAYHTDLYAVKVLNNSGSGSYEGIAKGIEWSIQNGMDIINMSLGGSSSSSILEQFCDLAYNEGVLLVAAAGNSGTRPGRGDNVGYPAKYDSVIAVAATDQNDNRGTFSSTGPAVEISAPGVSILSTTPNNNYASYNGTSMASPHVAAVAALVWEAKPNLTNVELRQLLNQTAKDLGTASQYGHGLVQAFAAIQY
- a CDS encoding helix-turn-helix domain-containing protein, with amino-acid sequence MNLKHFSKELAWLRVKNGFSQKELAKGICTQPAISKIENGDVCPQLDTLYLLALKLKVPLGYLINLLLFENKEYIDQTIMYIEELTSRHQYEEAFQLVKAELIVGNQDAWFETYLLWQRLYNGYQLKYYSADECIKGLKKLLENEAVIMERFLDIKILNTIGTIYSNQGKFKESIFYYEKILSNYRQEFITPIIESKNIYMLRVIYNKAKTLYDAGDFELASEAVQKGIQLSVKNQNMSLLGQLYYYQGQCFERLNHSNETIRKSYTQALYFFELLGNYTYVEIIKKLKARFLKVEVEMEI
- the eutH gene encoding ethanolamine utilization protein EutH → MSINEVIVMIVIGFFCLGALDKSLGNKLGIGQRFTDGFMTMGSLALAMIGIISLAPVLASILTPIISPIYGLVGADPAAFANTILAIDMGGYALAEEMAKHPDAAIFAWVFLGTMMGPTIVFTIPVALGIIEKEDQQYFAKGVLLGIITVPVGCLIGGLVANIPIMIIVSNLIPTIIISLLISVGLWKKPEKMIIGFTIFAKCIEILALFGLVAIVIETFTNITIIPNLTPIEEGIKIVGMIAIFLAGAFPMVKLISILFKKPLIKIGTLLGISETSTTGLIASLAHHIPMFTILKDMEPRGKVINVAFAVSGAFVFGSHLGFVAGINPELVFAMIIGKLAGGLSAVMLALVLTPKSEGIVKIKTSAG
- a CDS encoding OsmC family protein, with product MKTTIAWAGKMGFTSTTPSGHQLAMDASEEVGGENSGPRPTELLLNAVAGCTGIDIISILAKMRLTPSTFKMDVEGTRAEDHPKKFTTLHIHYSFEGDLPEDKVVRAIELSKDKYCSVSHSLSCKIEVSYSINGTPAKALQ
- the tnpA gene encoding IS200/IS605 family transposase is translated as MSKDINSLAHTKWNCKYHIVFAPKYRRQVIYGKLKKDIGEILRTLCERKGVEIIEATACKDHVHMLVSIPPKISVSSFVGYLKGKSSLMIFDRHANLKYRYGNRKFWCTGFYVDTVGRNKKVIEEYIKNQIQDDIVAEQLSLLEYVDPFTGEEVNKGKKRRK
- the speD gene encoding adenosylmethionine decarboxylase — protein: MKLTPEQRIQLHGFNNLTKSLSFNMYDICYTKTKAEREAYIEYIDEQYNADRLTKILTDVTSIIGAHVLNIAKQDYDPQGASVTILVSEGPVNNAPQGFFKESPGPLPETVLAHLDKSHITVHTYPEYHPDEGISTFRADIDVSTCGEISPLKALNYLIHSFDTDIMTMDYRVRGFTRDINGHKLFIDHDINSIQNYIPDEVKVLFDMIDVNIYQENIFHTKCKLKNFDLNNYLFGYKKDTLSIEEQEEITEKLTLEMDELYYGKNIINRDSVKAK
- a CDS encoding IS1182 family transposase, coding for MLPKKELMLSSYSELYDILIPENHFLRKFNNLVDFEFIYDELKDMYNEAFGATAKCPIMMFKLLLLKVMYPMSDRDLIERATFDMSFKYFLDVAPEDKMVHPTSLTKFRKLRLQDESLLNLLIKKTVEIALKEGLIKSNQIIADSTHTNSMFNSKSPIEILIEQSKQLRKSVYKQDDTYKDKMPTKPSTSELVDHINYCNQLVDIIKKDEQLYVKEDVRLKAHLLEEIVNDDIEHLNSTVEKDAKVGHKSSDTSFFGYKTHIAMVPERIVTSAVVTTGEQNDGKQAKELIEKSIENGIEVKAFIGDGAYSEKDMIEYTKEKEIKLVSKLSKTVSEGTKRATGEFDYNKDAGRYVCTAGHMAIKKALHGKKKHATEGTVLRETHYFDIEKCKVCPLREGCYKEGSASKTYTVTLKKDKFHEEHQLYQETEEFKELAKNRYMIEAKNAELKNRHGFKKSHSHGLLGMHIQSATTIFVVNMKRIITLMG
- a CDS encoding DUF6509 family protein, whose product is MNITGHTLEKVEDKTGIIVGDRYEFILNIEVDEDDELYSENGVYIKVIIAVQGTETRLLQYNIFEKTTEKFIDLLLEEDEEQLLLDYCKQHIG
- a CDS encoding TerC family protein, with protein sequence MEATILLEYAWVLLVLIVLEGILAADNALVLAILVKHLPEKERKRALFYGLAGAFVFRFGSLFAISFLVNVWQVQAIGALYLVFIALNYLFKKYARFKTETDEMKDAKKKGSGFWMTVIKVELADIAFAVDSILAAVAIAVTLPSTNLPMVGGLDGGKFIIIFLGGFIGLVIMRFAATHFVKLLQRKPGLETAAFLIVGWVGVKLAVYTLSHPEVAFLPEHLAELKAWKITFYVVLVLIAVLGWFLSKDVPETEPDHNKDLLERQHG